The following nucleotide sequence is from Neokomagataea tanensis.
TGCTTTACAATCCGAAGACCTTCTTCACACACGCGGCATTGCTGGATCAGGGTTGCCCCCATTGTCCAATATTCCCCACTGCTGCCTCCCGTAGGAGTCTGGGCCGTGTCTCAGTCCCAGTGTGGCTGATCATCCTCTCAAACCAGCTATCGATCATCGCCTTGGTCAGCCATTACCCAACCAACTAGCTAATCGAACGCAGGCTCCTCCACAGGCGACTTGCGCCTTTGACCCTCAGGTGTCATGCGGTATTAGCACCAGTTTCCCAATGTTATCCCCCACCCATGGATAGATACCTACGCGTTACTCACCCGTCCGCCACTAACCCCGAAAGGTCCGTGCGACTTGCATGTGTTAAGCATGCCGCCAGCGTTCGCTCTGAGCCAGGATCAAACTCTCAGGTTCAATCCCATTCACAAAAACAAAAACACAAGCATAATTCAAAGCATCTCAAAAAAAGATACATCAGCTTATACCGCGTCTCAGCCAAGTGCCGGAACTCTCAGCCCCATCACACAACTAAAACGCCGCCAACATATCCCTTCCAATATCTCAATCTTCAATTGTCAAAGAACCGTTTTTAAGCCACACTGCCAAGCCCTCAAAAGAGCCCGTCCCGTGCGGTGAAGCGGCTTATAAACAGACCAACTAACATCGTCAATCATAAAAAACTAAAAAAAGAAAAAACCTGCGCCGCCATCACTCACAGCAGCACAGGCCCCACACACATCACATCACTTGCCATGATCAATGTCGTTAAAGATATCCTTGAACACCTGATCTGACATGCCTTGCTGTGGTACTGATTTCACTTTTTGCTCATTGCTGGTGTTTCCAACAACAACAGCCCCAACCATGCCGATCGTATAATGCGGATTGCACTTGTATCCGTAGATACCTGCCTTATCCAGTTTTACGGTCAGATCTTGGTTGAAATCACCCTTAAACGGTGTAGCCCCATCAGGAATCATTCCTGAAATTGACTCCACATTGTGCCCGGGAGAAGCTGCAATGAAGTGAACACTGTCTCCAGGCTCTACGTGTACTACGCGCGGTTCAAAGCCCGGCAGACCATCCTGCGCTGCACTCAAGATTTTAACGTCAACAGTTTTAGAAAAAACCACTGTTGGCATGCACAATACTAATGCCGTCAGGGCAGAACAAGCTAACTTCTTCATATTGACCTCCGTTGGTAACCTGCGAGCCGGAGCTCGCAGGTTTTAGGTGGTTAATTTCAGCGCTGCAGGTCGAAACGGTCGAGGTCCATAACCTTTGTCCAAGCCTGAACAAAGTCGCCATAGAACTTCTTCTGTGAGTCCGCTGATGCATAAGCCTCAGCTGTAGCACGCAGTTCAGAGTTCGCACCGAAGACAAGGTCTACACCTGTGGCGGTCCAACGCTTGTTGCCAGTCTTACGGTCAAATCCTTCATATACGCCTGGCTCACTTGCAGACTTCTCCCAACGCGTGTCCATGCTCAGGACGTTAACAAGGAAGTCGTTGCTCAACACACCAGGACGATCTGTCAGGACACCATTCTCAGAGTGGCCACTATTAACATCCAATGTACGAAGACCACCCAGCAGAACCGTCATTTCTGGAATAGTCAGGTCCAAGGTGCTGGCGCGATCGACCAGCGCATCGGTCGGAGACTTACCATCCGGAACTTCACGATAGTAGTTTCGGAACGCATCAGCAGAAGGTTCGAGAGCGTTGAAAGAGTTTACGTCCGTCTGAGCCTGTGTTGCATCAATGCGGCCTGGAGCGAACGGTACCTTGATTGCCACCCCTGCCTTGTGAGCTGCATCCTCAAGACCAACACTGCCTGCAAGAACTACGATATCAGCAAGCGAAACCTGCCTCTTACCATGGTGCCCGCTGTTAAACTGTGCCTGCACCGTCTTGAGCTTAGCCAGTACTGACTTTAGCTCATCAGGATCGTTCACAGCCCAGTTGTCTTCTGGCTCCAGAGCAATACGGCCACCATTGGCACCACCGCGGTGATCTGTCGTTCTGTGAGACGCTGCTGCAGCCCACGCCGTCTTGATCATCTCGCGATCAGACAAACCAGAAGCAGCGATCGCTTTTTTCAGAACAGCAATGTCAGCTTGGTTAATCTGAGCGTAATCGACCTTCGGTAGTGGGTCCTGCCAAATGAAAGTCTCAGAAGGAACTTCCGGACCGAAATAGCGTGTTTTAGGCCCCATATCGCGGACGACGAGCTTGAACCATGCGCGAGCAAAGGCGTCAGCGAACTCATTTGGATGTGCAGCCCAACGCTCAATGATACGATGGTATGATGGATCCGTCTTCAGCGCGATGTCCGTTGTGAACATCATCAGAGGATGCATCTTCGCACGATTTGTTGGCTCGCTAGCATCCGGAACGACGTTCATCGCATCCTTTGGATTCCACTGCGTAGCGCCAGCTGGGCTCTTCGTCTTAACCCAGTCGTGGCTCAGAAGGTTTGTTAGGTACTGGTTCGTAAAGTGGATTGGATCTGTTGACCACGCACCTTCCAGACCACTCGTAATCGCGTCAGTTGCTTTCAGCTTGCCCTTAACGCAGCTGTTTTTCCAACCGATACCCTGTTGTTCAACAGGCGCACCTTCAGGAGCCGCGCCAACGCATGATGCTGGAGCCGCACCGTGTGCCTTACCAAAGGTATGTCCACCAGCAATCAGCGCAACCGTTTCTTCATCATCCATGGCCATACGACCGAAAGCCAGACGAATCATCTTGGCTGCGAGCGCTGGATCAGGAACCCCGCCTGGGCCTTCTGGGTTGACGTAAATCAAACCTTTATTGGTGGCGGCCAAGGGCTTCTCTAGGTGAGCATTTCCCTTGTCATCGAATTTTGCTTGCTCAGCAGCCTTTGATGGGAAGAAAGAGGTGCCTGGTCCCCAATAAACACGCTCAGACTGCCAGTCGTCAGGACGGCCACCTACAAAGCCCAACGTCTTGAAGCCCATGGATGTAAGAGCAACGTCACCCGTCAGGACAATCAAATCACCCCAAGACAGCTTCTCACCGTACTTTTGCTTAACGGGCCACAGTAGACGACGGGCTTTGTCCAGGCTCGCGTTGTCGGGCCAGCTGTTCAATTCAGCAAAGCGCTGCTGAGCACCCTCTTCACCGCCACGCCCGTCGAGGACACGGTAGGTGCCGGCATTGTGCCAAGCCATACGAATGAAGAAGGGACCATAGTTCCCGTAATCGGCAGGCCACCAATCTTGTGAGGTTGTGATAACCTTCAAGATATCAGCGCGGACTTGATCCAGGTTAAGTGTCGCGAACTTCTTATGGTAGTTCCGCTGATACTCAGCACCGTATGGGTCGGACTCCACATTATTGAAGCGCAGTGGGTCCAAGTCTAGTTGTGTTGGCCAATAGAACTGATTTGGCTTTTCGATACCATCCGCCTTAGCATGAGGTACGATACCCGCAAGCATTGTGCCTGCTAGAGCAAACGCTGCTATCCGCTGCTTGATCATAACCATAGCCTTTTTCATTGATAAGCAAACCCTATTTACTACGGGTATTGCTGATTCGCTGTTACCGTTTCTTTATATGCACAAACGCTAACGACGAGAATTCGTTTCTACTTATATCAATCATAGAAATTTATGGAACTTACTACAGGAAAGCAAATAACCCCCTACATAGCTATAAAATATATATTTATTGGGGAACTTTCGTGAAGTTTTACTACTTCAAATGCTCATTTTGAGGATTATGGTTGTCTTGAGATATATGAGCGCTTCGCTTACTCAGCGTGTTCTTATAATAAACACGTTTATTCGATTTATTATTGAGTATTATTTAGGTTTTGGGAATTGGTTGCGGGGGTAGGATTTGAACCTACGGCCTTCAGGTTATGAGCCTGACGAGCTACCGGGCTGCTCCACCCCGCGGATGAGTTTTGTGTGTTTTTTTTGTGTGTGTATTGGGTGAGCTAGGGGACCTGGCGGCGACCGACTTTTCCGCACCTTAAGGTGCAGTATCATAGGCGCTGAGGTTTTTCACGGCCGAGTTCGGGATGGGATCGGGTGTAGGATCCTCGCCATGGCCACCAGGTCTTCTAGCTCACCCTCGTGTTGGTAGAGGAGGGTGATGAGGTTGGTGTATTTTTGAGTGTGACTGATTTCTGTGCATGTGTTTGTGTGTGAGGATTATGAGCGATTAGTACCGGTTAGCTGAGTACATTACTGTACGTATACACCCGGCCTATTAACGTGCTGGTCTTGCACGGCTCTATGAGACCTAGTTTTGAGGTGGGTTTCCCGCTTAGATGCTTTCAGCGGTTATCCCGTCCGAACTTAGCTACCCGGCTGTGCCACTGGCGTGACAACCGGTGCACCAGAGGTTCGTTCATCCCGGTCCTCTCGTACTAGGGACAAATCCTCTCAAGTCTCTTACACCCACGGCAGATAGGGACCGAACTGTCTCACGACGTTCTAAACCCAGCTCACGTACCACTTTAATCGGCGAACAGCCGAACCCTTGGGACCTGCTCCAGCCCCAGGATGTGATGAGCCGACATCGAGGTGCCAAACCTCCCCGTCGATGTGGACTCTTGGGGGAGATCAGCCTGTTATCCCTAGAGTACCTTTTATCCGTTGAGCGATGGCCCGTCCACGTGGGACCACCGGATCACTATGGCCGACTTTCGTCTCTGATCGAGCTGTCACTCTCACAGTCAGGCGGGCTTATGCCATTGCACTCGACAGCCGGTTTCCGACCGGCCTGAGCCCACCATCGCGCGCCTCCGTTACACTTTGGGAGGCGACCGCCCCAGTCAAACTGCCCACCATGCAGGGTCCCGGATCAGGCTGACTGATCTCGGTTAGACATCAGAAAAATTCAGGGTCGTATTTCAAGGATGGCTCCACCGGTGCTGGCGCCCCGGCTTCAAAGCCTCCGACCTATCCTACACAGAATTTTCCTGATGCCACTGCAAAGCTACAGTAAAGGTTCATAGGGTCTTTCCGTCTGACCGCGGGTACCCCGCATCTTCACGGGGAATTCAATTTCGCTGAGTCGATGCTGGAGACAGTGGGGAAGTCGTTACGCCATTCGTGCAGGTCGGAACTTACCCGACAAGGAATTTCGCTACCTTAGGACCGTTATAGTTACGGCCGCCGTTTACCGGGGCTTCAATTCAATGCTTGCACATCTCCTCTTAACCTTCCGGCACCGGGCAGGCGTCAGGCCCTATACGTCATCTCTCGATTTCGCAGAGCCCTGTGTTTTTACTAAACAGTCGCTACCCCCTGGTCTGTGCCACCCACACATGGTTGCCCACGGGTGGGTCTCGTTTATCCCGAAGTTACACGAGCAATTTGCCTAGTTCCTTCAGCATCGTTCTCTCAAGCGCCTTGGTATACTCTACCAGTCCACCTGTGTCGGTTTCGGGTACGGTCTATATGCTAGAGCTATTTCCTGGAATGGTCCAAAAGCTGGTTCAATCCGATAAGAACCAACAACATATCTCATTCGTCACTTCTAGCAGGCTCAGGACTATTAACCTGATTCCCATCGACTACGGCTTTCGCCCTCGCCTTAGGGGCCGGCTCACCCTGCGTGGATTAACCTTGCGCAGGAACCCTTGGACTTTCGGCGACAGTGTTTCTCGCACTGTTTATCGCTACTCATGTCAGCATTCGCACTTCCGATATCTCCAGAGGGGGTCACCCCGCCTCCTTCGCAGACCTACGGAACGCTCCGCTACCGCGCATTCATAAGAATGCACCCACAGCTTCGGCACGTGACTTGAGCCCCGTTACATTTTCGGCGCAGGGTTTCTATTAGACCAGTGAGCTATTACGCTTTCTTTAAAGGATGGCTGCTTCTAAGCCAACCTCCTGGTTGTTTTGGAATCCCCACATCCTTTCCCACTTAGTCACGATTTAGGGGCCTTAGCTGGTGGTCTGGGCTGTTTCCCTCTCGACAATGGACCTTAGCACCCACTGTCTGTCTGCCGGACTATACTCCTCGGTATTCGGAGTTTGGTTAGGTTTGGTAAGGCTTTGGGCCCCCCTAGCCCATCCAGTGCTCTACCCCCGAGGGTAAACATCCGACGGTCTACCTCAATAGATTTCGCGGAGAACCAGCTATTTCCGAGTTTGATTGGCCTTTCACCCCTAACCACAGCTCATCCCCGACTTTTTCAACAGGCGTGGGTTCGGCCCTCCAGTGCGTGTTACCGCACCTTCAGCCTGGCCATGGCTAGATCACTCGGTTTCGGGTCTTCTGCCAGCAACTCAGTCGCCCTATTCAGACTCGCTTTCGCTACGCCTACACCTAACGGCTTAAGCTCGCTGCAAACAGAAACTCGCTGACCCATTATACAAAAGGTACGCCGTCACCCCATAAGAGGCTCCGACTGCTTGTAGGCGTCCGGTTTCAGGTCTCTTTCACTCCCCTTATCGGGGTGCTTTTCACCTTTCCCTCACGGTACTTGTTCGCTATCGGTCACTGAGGAGTATTTAGGCTTGGAGGGTGGTCCCCCCATGTTCAGACAGGGTTTCACGTGCCCCGCCCTACTCAAATCCTTATCAAGACATTATGCATACGGGGCTATCACCCATTCTTGCCGGACTTTCCAGACCGTTTTGCTTCTTCTTAATAAGGCATTGGCCTGCTCCGCGTTCGCTCGCCACTACTAGCGGAATCTCTGTTGATGTCTTTTCCTCCAGGTACTTAGATGTTTCAGTTCCCCGGGTTTGCCTCATACACCTATGTATTCAGTGCATGATCCTCTTACGAGGGGGTTGCCCCATTCGGACATCCACGGATCAAAGCTTGTTCGCAGCTCCCCATGGCTTTTCGCAGCGTACCACGTCCTTCATCGCCTCTCAGTGCCAAGGCATCCACCGAACGCCCTTCTCATTCTCACACAACACCCAATTCCAAGGAATTGGACACATGCACAGAAACCAGCCACACCCTAAGATGCTGCCGACTTCTGCTCATGTTCGCAGTGTCAGACACACTCTTTATTCATCATCATCTGAATGCTCACGCCATTCTCTTAGCATTGTACCAAAGGCACAAAGGGTCAGACCAACCCGAGAACGGCACACGCAGATGATGCACCAACCTATTCACACTCTCAAAGAACCAACATCCCGCTCTCTCGTCTTCACAAACGTAAGACAAAAAAGCAGAAACTTCTTTCCACTTTCCTATGTTTCCCAAACCACCAGACCTGCAATCCGCAGGAAATACCAAAGCAACACCCCATTCTCACAAGGCATTTACGCTTAGTCTCTCTACCGCGTCTTTCTGATCTGGTGGAGGCAATCGGGATCGAACCGATGACCCCCTGCTTGCAAAGCAGGTGCTCTCCCAGCTGAGCTATGCCCCCATTATCAGACAGCAACTCTGGTGGGCCAGGGAGGACTTGAACCTCCGACCCCACGCTTATCAAGCGTGTGCTCTAACCAACTGAGCTACTAGCCCGGGAAACGATAGGAAGGGATATGTTGACGGCGCTCTAGTCATAAAACAGAGCTTCTGGCTGCCTTATCCATAAGAATAAGGTCTTTTTATTTCGGAGACGTCCAACGTATCAGACATCATCCTTGAAAGGAGGTGATCCAGCCGCAGGTTCCCCTACGGCTACCTTGTTACGACTTCACCCCAGTCGCTGACCCGTCCGTGGTCGGCTGCGTCCTTACGGTTCGCTCACCGGCTTAAGGTCGAACCAACTCCCATGGTGTGACGGGCGGTGTGTACAAGGCCCGGGAACGTATTCACCGCGGCATGCTGATCCGCGATTACTAGCGATTCCACCTTCATGTACTCGAGTTGCAGAGTACAATCCGAACTGAGACGGCTTTTAGAGATCAGCACTGTGTCACCACATAGCTTCCCACTGTCACCGCCATTGTAGCACGTGTGTAGCCCAGGACATAAGGGCCATGAGGACTTGACGTCATCCCCACCTTCCTCCGGCTTGTCACCGGCAGTCTCTCTAGAGTGCCCAGCCCAACCTGATGGCAACTAAAGACAAGGGTTGCGCTCGTTGCGGGACTTAACCCAACATCTCACGACACGAGCTGACGACAGCCATGCAGCACCTGTGCGGGAGGTCCGAAGAAATAGCCATCTCTGACTACAGCCTCCCCATGCAAGCCCTGGTAAGGTTCTGCGCGTTGCTTCGAATTAAACCACATGCTCCACCGCTTGTGCGGGCCCCCGTCAATTCCTTTGAGTTTCAACCTTGCGGCCGTACTCCCCAGGCGGTGTGCTTAGCGCGTTAGCTTCGACACCGAGTAACTAAGTTACCCAACATCCAGCACACATCGTTTACAGCGTGGACTACCAGGGTATCTAATCCTGTTTGCTCCCCACGCTTTCGCGCCTCAGCGTCAGTATCGAGCCAGGTTGCCGCCTTCGCCACCGGTGTTCTTCCCAATATCTACGAATTTCACCTCTACACTGGGAATTCCACAACCCTCTCTCGAACTCTAGTCTAAGCGTCTCAAATGCAGTTCCCAGGTTAAGCCCGGGGATTTCACATCTGACTGCTTAAACCGCCTACGCGCCCTTTACGCCCAGTCATTCCGAGCAACGCTAGCCCCCTTCGTATTACCGCGGCTGCTGGCACGAAGTTAGCCGGGGCTTCTTCTTTGGGTACCGTCATCATCGTCCCCAACGAAAGTGCTTTACAATCCGAAGACCTTCTTCACACACGCGGCATTGCTGGATCAGGGTTGCCCCCATTGTCCAATATTCCCCACTGCTGCCTCCCGTAGGAGTCTGGGCCGTGTCTCAGTCCCAGTGTGGCTGATCATCCTCTCAAACCAGCTATCGATCATCGCCTTGGTCAGCCATTACCCAACCAACTAGCTAATCGAACGCAGGCTCCTCCACAGGCGACTTGCGCCTTTGACCCTCAGGTGTCATGCGGTATTAGCACCAGTTTCCCAATGTTATCCCCCACCCATGGATAGATACCTACGCGTTACTCACCCGTCCGCCACTAACCCCGAAAGGTCCGTGCGACTTGCATGTGTTAAGCATGCCGCCAGCGTTCGCTCTGAGCCAGGATCAAACTCTCAGGTTCAATCCCATTCACAAAAACAAAAACACAAGCATAATTCAAAGCATCTCAAAAAAAGATACATCAGCTTATACCGCGTCTCAGCCAAGTGCCGGAACTCTCAGCCCCATCACACAACTAAAACGCCGCCAACATATCCCTTCCAATATCTCAATCTTCAATTGTCAAAGAACCGTTTTTAAGCCACACTGCCAAGCCCTCAAAAGAGCCCGTCCCGTGCGGTGAAGCGGCTTATAAACAGACCAACTAACATCGTCAATCATAAAAAACTAAAAAAAGAAAAAACCTTTATACCAACGCGCAAACGCCTCAACACCACTCTCCATAGACACACGAGGCGACCAACCACACAACGCACGAACCTCCAACAACGAAGCCCACGTACGCTCCATATCCGCACTGGGACGAGAAACCAGCTCAATACGAGCTTTACGACCGAGATGCTCCTCAAGCAGTTCGATCAAACGCGTGACCCTTTGAGGGTGATCACCACCCAAGTTCAATATCCGTGCCTCACCAGGAGGAGGAACACACGCCATCACCCTTAAAACACCATCAACAATATCATCTATATACGTGAAATCGCGCGACAGACCCTCTCCGTCGTACAGCGTTACGGGCTCACCTTTACA
It contains:
- the katG gene encoding catalase/peroxidase HPI gives rise to the protein MLAGIVPHAKADGIEKPNQFYWPTQLDLDPLRFNNVESDPYGAEYQRNYHKKFATLNLDQVRADILKVITTSQDWWPADYGNYGPFFIRMAWHNAGTYRVLDGRGGEEGAQQRFAELNSWPDNASLDKARRLLWPVKQKYGEKLSWGDLIVLTGDVALTSMGFKTLGFVGGRPDDWQSERVYWGPGTSFFPSKAAEQAKFDDKGNAHLEKPLAATNKGLIYVNPEGPGGVPDPALAAKMIRLAFGRMAMDDEETVALIAGGHTFGKAHGAAPASCVGAAPEGAPVEQQGIGWKNSCVKGKLKATDAITSGLEGAWSTDPIHFTNQYLTNLLSHDWVKTKSPAGATQWNPKDAMNVVPDASEPTNRAKMHPLMMFTTDIALKTDPSYHRIIERWAAHPNEFADAFARAWFKLVVRDMGPKTRYFGPEVPSETFIWQDPLPKVDYAQINQADIAVLKKAIAASGLSDREMIKTAWAAAASHRTTDHRGGANGGRIALEPEDNWAVNDPDELKSVLAKLKTVQAQFNSGHHGKRQVSLADIVVLAGSVGLEDAAHKAGVAIKVPFAPGRIDATQAQTDVNSFNALEPSADAFRNYYREVPDGKSPTDALVDRASTLDLTIPEMTVLLGGLRTLDVNSGHSENGVLTDRPGVLSNDFLVNVLSMDTRWEKSASEPGVYEGFDRKTGNKRWTATGVDLVFGANSELRATAEAYASADSQKKFYGDFVQAWTKVMDLDRFDLQR
- a CDS encoding pseudoazurin; this translates as MKKLACSALTALVLCMPTVVFSKTVDVKILSAAQDGLPGFEPRVVHVEPGDSVHFIAASPGHNVESISGMIPDGATPFKGDFNQDLTVKLDKAGIYGYKCNPHYTIGMVGAVVVGNTSNEQKVKSVPQQGMSDQVFKDIFNDIDHGK